A genomic region of Gemmata massiliana contains the following coding sequences:
- a CDS encoding FHA domain-containing protein, with protein MTEPVMVLDILDCEPLPPTPALAKPFDDSAALPNRPRTVPHEPARAHVAGATLPAHPGLPDHPMNELDEALVHVTIPATDRADHAPGGPVTPTVKPKLVVLRGMKIGTEYPLYDGRNVVGRFADKPVDIDLVSQESLEQIWCSRQHAVLMFEKGTVFLEDLNSLNGTWLNGVRVHAGQPRQVKAGDVVQIGTVQLKLAIG; from the coding sequence ATGACCGAACCGGTAATGGTGCTCGATATTCTGGATTGCGAGCCGCTCCCGCCCACGCCGGCTCTGGCCAAACCGTTCGACGATTCGGCCGCGCTCCCGAACCGTCCCCGAACCGTGCCGCACGAACCGGCCCGCGCCCATGTCGCCGGTGCCACGCTGCCGGCTCACCCCGGACTCCCGGACCATCCGATGAACGAACTCGATGAAGCCCTAGTTCACGTCACGATCCCCGCGACCGATCGCGCCGACCACGCGCCCGGCGGCCCCGTGACCCCGACCGTGAAACCCAAACTAGTGGTTCTGCGCGGGATGAAGATCGGGACCGAGTACCCGCTGTACGACGGCCGGAACGTCGTCGGTCGGTTCGCCGACAAGCCCGTAGACATCGACCTCGTGAGCCAGGAATCGCTCGAGCAAATTTGGTGCTCGCGCCAGCACGCGGTGCTAATGTTCGAGAAGGGGACCGTGTTCCTCGAAGACCTGAACAGCCTCAACGGGACGTGGCTCAACGGGGTCCGTGTTCACGCCGGGCAGCCGCGCCAGGTGAAGGCCGGCGACGTGGTGCAGATCGGTACCGTTCAGTTGAAACTCGCCATCGGGTGA
- the odhB gene encoding 2-oxoglutarate dehydrogenase complex dihydrolipoyllysine-residue succinyltransferase — protein sequence MAIEQVTVPKAGESITEATLNRWFVANGAFVKADAPLFEMGTDKASQEVVAPASGVVKHLVKEGDTVTIGATVAHIDTDAKAPAAAPAAQTSAPKQQIAEAPSTPKQEGIPSPAAARVLAEAGVKPGDVAGTGPGGRILKEDAVAAASAPKASPVVNGEAKKPAVEAPTRVPSQSGARTTREPMSKIRKTIATRLLDSQNTTATLTTFNEADMTAIQDLRAKYNEKFEKKHGTKIGFMSVFVKAAIEALKAFPLVNARLDGNDIVHQHFYDIGVAVSTEKGLMVPVIRGADQLGFADIEKAIAAVAKRARDGKVTVPELEGGTFTITNGGIFGSMLSTPILNPPQCAILGMHSIQKRPVVLNDQIVIRPMMYLALSYDHRLIDGREAVQFLVRIKECVENPERILFEI from the coding sequence ATGGCGATCGAACAAGTAACGGTGCCGAAGGCCGGTGAATCCATCACCGAGGCCACACTGAACCGCTGGTTCGTGGCGAACGGCGCTTTCGTGAAAGCGGACGCGCCGCTCTTCGAGATGGGCACTGATAAGGCTTCGCAAGAGGTCGTCGCCCCGGCTTCGGGCGTGGTGAAGCACCTCGTCAAAGAGGGCGATACGGTCACTATCGGCGCCACCGTCGCACACATCGACACCGACGCGAAGGCTCCGGCCGCAGCACCCGCGGCTCAAACGAGTGCTCCGAAGCAGCAAATCGCAGAAGCGCCTAGCACGCCCAAACAGGAGGGGATTCCGTCGCCGGCCGCGGCCCGCGTGCTGGCTGAGGCCGGCGTGAAGCCGGGCGACGTGGCCGGAACCGGTCCCGGCGGGCGCATCCTGAAGGAAGACGCGGTCGCGGCTGCATCGGCGCCCAAGGCGTCGCCCGTTGTGAACGGCGAGGCGAAGAAGCCCGCGGTCGAAGCGCCAACCCGCGTGCCGAGTCAGTCGGGGGCGCGCACCACGCGCGAACCGATGTCGAAGATCCGCAAGACGATCGCGACGCGGCTCCTCGACAGCCAGAACACCACCGCGACGCTGACGACGTTCAACGAAGCGGACATGACCGCGATTCAGGACTTGCGCGCGAAGTACAACGAGAAGTTCGAGAAGAAGCACGGGACGAAGATCGGCTTCATGTCGGTGTTCGTGAAGGCCGCGATCGAGGCGCTGAAGGCGTTCCCGCTCGTGAACGCCCGCCTCGACGGGAACGACATCGTCCACCAGCACTTCTACGACATCGGCGTCGCGGTCAGCACGGAGAAGGGGCTGATGGTGCCGGTGATCCGCGGCGCGGACCAGCTCGGCTTCGCCGACATCGAGAAGGCCATCGCCGCGGTCGCCAAGCGCGCCCGCGACGGGAAGGTGACGGTGCCCGAACTGGAGGGCGGCACGTTCACCATCACCAACGGCGGGATCTTCGGCTCGATGCTCAGCACGCCGATCCTGAACCCACCGCAGTGCGCCATTCTCGGCATGCACAGCATTCAAAAGCGCCCGGTCGTGCTCAACGATCAGATCGTGATCCGGCCGATGATGTACCTCGCGCTCAGCTACGACCACCGGTTGATCGACGGCCGCGAGGCAGTGCAGTTCCTCGTGCGCATCAAGGAGTGCGTGGAGAACCCGGAACGCATTCTGTTTGAAATCTGA
- a CDS encoding 2-oxoglutarate dehydrogenase E1 component has protein sequence MFSENGEYLEEQFRRWQQDPNSVEPTWQGFFAGMRFAGTLPGGAASSGGAVSSADLRVQTGVVRLVFWYRQAGHLQADIDPLATQPPPPCQLLQLENFGLSDSDLDRVVDGSMYFGLNGTVKLGDLVDTLRATYCGTTGIEFMHIESQDMRRWIASRVEPTCNRPMLKLRQKYRILNTLHEAELFEKFLHTKYVGQKRFSLEGGETLIPVLDAITEKGPSLGVKEIVIGMAHRGRLNVLANTLHKPFSEIFNEFEDNYLPLSTHDGDGDVKYHLGFSADIETADGGKVHMSVAPNPSHLEIVGPVVEGRVRAKQRQHGDKERVTGVPVLIHGDAAFAGQGVIMETFNLMNLAGYRTGGTIHIVVNNQIGFTTNPRDSRSTQYCTDIAKFVQAPIFHVNAEDPEACVAAAELALEFRQQFKRDVVIDLVCYRRWGHNEGDNPGYTQPLQAKVIAKKPPLSTVYAAQLAGRPDDPSVTPDVVADLVREFDDKLAEAMREAETVAAAYRNELEAAHKQVKEMVKKGQTKKRGMEGFSGRWKDFTNRYSHEPIATGLSDTVLDRIGTALGTFPEGFTVHPNLLKTLQTRGENIKKRGSVDWGTGEALAFGSLVLEGTPVRLSGQDSRRGTFTQRHSVVVDYETGAEHYPLANLDPKQAPFDVIDSSLSEAAVMGFDFGYSLDAPESLVLWEAQFGDFANGAQVIIDQFITSCESKWNRSSGIVLLLPHAYEGQGPEHSSARLERFLQMCAEDNIQVAYPTTPVQYFHLLRRQMKRKFRKPLVVMTPKSLLRLPAAVSPVSEFTTGQHFREVLDDKSNPDQVTRVLVCSGKVYYDLAKKREELGTQAVAILRIEQLYPWPEQQLSAALGRYRRAREFVWVQEEPQNMGGWTFVEPRLRAMNFPFEYVGRDAGASPATGSHHVHEREQKLLVDGAFAPTPSGPIGPGWIGWNAVESNGAHGAHTDAAKA, from the coding sequence ATGTTCAGCGAGAACGGCGAGTACCTCGAAGAGCAATTCCGCCGCTGGCAACAAGATCCCAACTCCGTCGAACCGACCTGGCAGGGTTTCTTTGCGGGGATGCGGTTCGCCGGGACGCTCCCCGGCGGCGCTGCAAGTTCTGGGGGAGCAGTGAGTTCTGCTGACCTGCGGGTCCAAACTGGTGTGGTGCGGCTCGTGTTCTGGTACCGACAAGCCGGACACCTCCAAGCTGACATCGATCCGCTCGCGACTCAACCACCTCCCCCGTGCCAACTCCTCCAGCTCGAAAACTTCGGCCTTTCGGACAGCGACCTCGATCGCGTCGTCGACGGGAGCATGTACTTCGGGCTGAACGGTACGGTGAAACTGGGCGACCTGGTTGATACGCTGCGGGCCACGTACTGTGGCACCACCGGCATCGAGTTCATGCACATCGAGTCGCAAGACATGCGCCGGTGGATCGCGTCGCGTGTGGAGCCGACCTGCAACCGACCGATGCTCAAATTGCGACAGAAGTACCGTATTCTCAACACCTTGCACGAAGCCGAGCTGTTCGAGAAGTTCCTGCATACCAAGTACGTCGGGCAGAAGCGGTTCTCGCTCGAAGGCGGCGAAACGCTTATCCCGGTTCTGGACGCGATCACCGAGAAAGGCCCTTCGCTGGGCGTCAAAGAGATCGTCATCGGGATGGCTCACCGCGGCCGGCTGAACGTCCTCGCGAACACGCTCCACAAGCCCTTCTCCGAAATCTTCAACGAGTTTGAGGATAACTACCTTCCGCTCTCCACGCACGACGGCGACGGGGACGTGAAATACCACCTCGGGTTCTCGGCGGACATCGAAACCGCCGACGGCGGGAAAGTTCACATGTCCGTGGCGCCCAACCCCAGCCACCTGGAGATCGTGGGGCCGGTGGTCGAGGGGCGGGTTCGCGCCAAGCAGCGGCAGCACGGCGATAAAGAGCGCGTCACAGGCGTACCGGTGCTCATCCACGGCGACGCGGCGTTCGCGGGTCAGGGCGTCATCATGGAGACGTTCAACCTGATGAACCTCGCGGGGTACCGCACCGGTGGGACCATTCACATTGTGGTGAACAACCAGATTGGGTTCACCACGAACCCGCGCGACTCCCGCAGCACGCAGTATTGCACCGACATCGCGAAGTTCGTGCAGGCGCCGATCTTCCACGTCAACGCGGAAGACCCGGAGGCGTGTGTGGCGGCGGCGGAACTCGCGCTGGAGTTCCGCCAGCAGTTCAAGCGGGACGTGGTCATCGACCTGGTGTGCTACCGCCGCTGGGGACACAACGAGGGCGACAACCCGGGCTACACGCAGCCCCTCCAGGCCAAGGTGATCGCCAAGAAGCCGCCGCTCTCCACCGTCTACGCCGCCCAACTCGCCGGGCGCCCCGACGACCCGAGTGTGACGCCCGACGTCGTCGCGGACCTCGTTCGCGAGTTCGACGACAAGCTCGCCGAAGCGATGCGCGAGGCCGAAACGGTCGCAGCCGCGTACCGCAACGAACTGGAAGCGGCGCACAAGCAAGTCAAGGAGATGGTGAAGAAGGGCCAGACCAAGAAGCGCGGGATGGAGGGCTTCTCCGGGCGCTGGAAAGACTTCACCAATCGATACTCGCACGAACCTATTGCGACCGGATTGAGTGACACGGTTCTGGACCGCATCGGGACCGCGCTGGGCACGTTCCCGGAGGGGTTCACGGTTCACCCGAATCTGCTCAAGACGCTCCAGACGCGCGGGGAGAACATCAAGAAACGCGGGTCCGTGGATTGGGGCACGGGGGAAGCGCTCGCGTTCGGCTCACTGGTGCTCGAAGGCACCCCGGTGCGACTCAGCGGCCAGGACAGCCGGCGCGGGACGTTCACGCAGCGGCACTCGGTCGTGGTCGATTACGAAACCGGCGCGGAGCACTACCCGCTGGCGAATCTCGACCCGAAGCAGGCCCCGTTCGATGTGATCGACAGTTCGCTCTCCGAAGCGGCCGTGATGGGGTTCGATTTCGGGTACTCGCTCGATGCCCCGGAATCGCTGGTTTTGTGGGAGGCGCAGTTCGGTGACTTCGCCAACGGCGCGCAGGTCATCATCGACCAGTTCATCACGTCTTGCGAATCGAAGTGGAACCGGTCCAGCGGCATCGTGCTCCTACTCCCGCACGCCTACGAGGGCCAGGGACCGGAGCACTCCTCCGCGCGGCTCGAACGGTTCCTCCAGATGTGCGCGGAAGACAACATCCAGGTCGCGTACCCGACCACGCCGGTGCAGTACTTCCACCTTCTGCGCCGGCAAATGAAGCGGAAGTTCCGTAAGCCGCTCGTGGTGATGACGCCGAAGAGCCTGTTGCGGCTCCCGGCCGCGGTGTCGCCGGTGAGCGAGTTCACGACCGGGCAACACTTCCGCGAAGTGCTCGATGACAAGTCCAACCCGGACCAGGTAACGCGCGTGCTGGTGTGCTCCGGGAAGGTGTACTACGACCTCGCGAAGAAGCGCGAGGAACTCGGCACGCAGGCGGTTGCGATCCTGCGGATCGAGCAACTGTACCCGTGGCCCGAACAACAGCTTTCCGCCGCGCTCGGCCGCTACCGCCGCGCTCGCGAGTTCGTGTGGGTGCAGGAAGAGCCGCAAAACATGGGCGGGTGGACGTTCGTGGAGCCGCGCCTGCGGGCCATGAACTTCCCCTTCGAGTACGTCGGCCGCGACGCCGGCGCCAGCCCCGCGACCGGGTCGCACCACGTTCACGAGCGCGAGCAGAAACTGCTCGTGGACGGCGCGTTCGCGCCGACGCCGTCGGGTCCGATCGGACCGGGGTGGATCGGCTGGAACGCGGTCGAATCCAACGGCGCACACGGCGCGCACACGGACGCGGCTAAGGCATAA
- the crcB gene encoding fluoride efflux transporter CrcB, protein MTTYARFSMLDRFFAFALHPATLIAVGGAVGANARYWFGKLVAVYVPPGEITFPWATFAINVSGSIILGFVASAFLNHPDESRKSWYLLLGTGFCGGFTTFSTFSLEALQLMRAERPGTAAVYVFGSVAAGLLGVWLATKLGAGASE, encoded by the coding sequence ATGACCACTTACGCACGGTTCTCAATGCTCGATCGGTTCTTCGCGTTCGCGCTACACCCGGCTACGCTGATCGCGGTTGGAGGTGCGGTCGGGGCAAACGCCCGCTACTGGTTCGGCAAACTGGTGGCGGTTTACGTGCCCCCGGGGGAAATCACGTTCCCGTGGGCAACGTTCGCCATTAACGTGTCGGGTTCGATTATTCTGGGATTTGTCGCGTCCGCGTTCCTGAATCACCCGGACGAGTCGCGAAAGAGTTGGTACCTGCTGCTCGGCACCGGCTTCTGTGGCGGGTTCACCACGTTCTCGACGTTCAGTCTGGAAGCGCTACAACTGATGCGGGCGGAGCGCCCGGGAACCGCCGCGGTCTACGTGTTCGGTTCGGTCGCGGCGGGGTTACTCGGGGTCTGGCTCGCGACTAAGCTCGGGGCCGGCGCGTCCGAATAG
- a CDS encoding phosphatase domain-containing protein, giving the protein MPPQGFSWVDRPRLAALARPQSAEDLRWLRRNGIDVLVSLTESPLPRNWVNDAGVMAVSVPVPDMEAPTERQLDHVIATIRRANGLGMGVAVHCAAGLGRTGTVLAAYLVASGLSARAALIKLRDLRPGSVETLDQERAIEQYARKLALPEGERTNDLTDPE; this is encoded by the coding sequence ATGCCGCCGCAGGGATTTTCCTGGGTCGATCGTCCGCGTCTCGCCGCGCTCGCGCGACCGCAATCGGCGGAAGACCTCCGCTGGCTCCGGCGCAACGGCATCGACGTGCTCGTGTCGCTCACCGAAAGTCCACTCCCGCGGAATTGGGTGAACGACGCGGGCGTGATGGCCGTGTCCGTCCCGGTACCGGACATGGAAGCCCCCACCGAGCGCCAGCTCGATCACGTCATCGCCACCATCCGCCGGGCGAACGGATTGGGTATGGGTGTCGCCGTTCACTGCGCCGCGGGGTTGGGGCGCACCGGGACCGTGCTCGCCGCGTACCTCGTCGCGTCGGGCCTCTCGGCGCGCGCGGCTCTCATCAAACTGCGCGACCTCCGCCCCGGCTCCGTGGAAACGCTCGATCAGGAACGCGCCATCGAACAGTACGCCCGCAAGCTCGCCCTCCCAGAAGGCGAACGGACCAACGATCTCACCGATCCAGAATAA
- the lpdA gene encoding dihydrolipoyl dehydrogenase, translating into MADSYDLVVIGGGPGGYTAAIRAAQLGLKVACVEKRANKALGGVCLNVGCIPSKALLDSSEMYEVTTHKLARHGIKVGSVALDLDTMLKRKDKVVSELTGGVGFLFKKYGVTSIFGSAKLLAGKKIEVTAADGAKSVLEAKNVLLATGSESTELPVMKFDGKYIVSSTEALSFNPVPKHLIVVGGGYIGLELSSVWKRLGAKVTVIEFLPRILAISDGEVANEVHKLLVKQGFEFHLDTKVTGATVKGDSVTVTAQTKDGKELSIQGDRVLVAVGRRPYTTGLGLDDVGVKYDPKSGRVEVDGHFQTSVPGIFAIGDLIAGPMLAHKASEEGVVFAETLAGMKPHVNYDAIPSVIYIWPEVASVGLTEEQLKEKGIEYRTGKFKFSATGRAKAMDEQDGFVKVLADAKTDRVLGVHILGPRASDLIAECVTIMEYRGSAEDIARCTHAHPTLSEAVGEAARMAWAGKPLNS; encoded by the coding sequence ATGGCGGACAGTTACGACCTTGTAGTGATCGGCGGCGGACCGGGCGGGTACACGGCGGCGATTCGCGCGGCGCAACTCGGATTGAAAGTGGCGTGTGTCGAGAAGCGCGCGAACAAAGCGCTCGGTGGCGTGTGCCTCAACGTCGGGTGCATCCCGAGCAAGGCGCTGCTCGACTCGTCCGAGATGTACGAAGTCACGACGCACAAACTCGCGCGCCACGGCATCAAGGTTGGCAGCGTCGCGCTCGACCTCGACACCATGCTCAAGCGCAAGGACAAGGTCGTCAGCGAGCTGACCGGCGGCGTCGGGTTCTTGTTCAAGAAGTACGGCGTGACGTCGATATTCGGCTCCGCCAAACTGCTCGCGGGAAAGAAGATCGAGGTGACCGCCGCGGACGGCGCGAAGAGCGTGCTGGAAGCGAAGAACGTGCTGCTCGCGACCGGCAGCGAGAGCACCGAACTGCCGGTCATGAAGTTTGACGGGAAGTACATTGTTAGCTCGACCGAAGCGCTCAGCTTCAACCCGGTGCCCAAACACCTCATCGTCGTGGGCGGTGGGTACATCGGTCTGGAACTGAGTTCCGTTTGGAAGCGGCTCGGTGCGAAAGTAACAGTGATCGAGTTCCTACCTCGCATCCTGGCGATCAGCGACGGCGAAGTCGCCAACGAAGTTCACAAGCTGCTCGTGAAGCAGGGGTTCGAGTTCCATCTCGATACGAAGGTGACCGGCGCCACGGTGAAGGGCGATTCGGTGACCGTGACCGCCCAGACGAAGGACGGCAAGGAGCTGAGCATCCAGGGTGACCGCGTGCTCGTGGCGGTGGGGCGTCGGCCGTACACCACGGGACTCGGACTGGACGACGTCGGGGTGAAGTACGACCCGAAGAGCGGGCGCGTCGAGGTGGACGGGCACTTCCAGACTTCGGTGCCCGGTATTTTCGCGATCGGCGACCTGATCGCGGGGCCGATGCTCGCACACAAGGCGAGCGAAGAGGGCGTCGTGTTCGCGGAGACGCTCGCGGGCATGAAGCCGCACGTCAACTACGACGCGATCCCGAGTGTCATCTACATTTGGCCCGAGGTCGCGAGCGTCGGGTTGACCGAAGAACAGTTGAAGGAAAAGGGGATCGAGTACCGCACGGGTAAGTTCAAGTTCAGCGCCACCGGGCGCGCGAAGGCGATGGACGAACAGGACGGTTTCGTGAAGGTGCTCGCCGACGCGAAGACTGATCGCGTGCTGGGCGTTCACATTCTCGGCCCGCGCGCGTCCGATCTGATCGCCGAGTGCGTGACGATCATGGAGTATAGGGGTAGCGCCGAGGACATCGCACGCTGCACGCACGCGCACCCGACGCTGAGCGAGGCCGTTGGCGAGGCGGCACGCATGGCATGGGCCGGGAAACCGTTGAACTCGTGA
- a CDS encoding chemotaxis protein CheW, with translation MSSHTETELVGHGSQFLAFRLGDEEYGVEILRVQEIKGYSRITPLPNTPSEMKGVMNLRGSVVPVIDLRIRLGMREAEYTVFTVIIVVTVGAKIVGLVVDAVSDVLNVEPDEKLPAPDLGAGVDTSFLNGISRTGERLVSLLNIDKLVGNTNEPSLST, from the coding sequence GTGAGTTCACACACCGAAACCGAACTCGTGGGTCACGGGAGCCAGTTCCTGGCGTTCCGTTTGGGCGACGAGGAGTACGGGGTCGAGATCCTGCGCGTACAGGAGATCAAGGGGTACTCGCGCATCACCCCGTTGCCCAACACGCCCTCGGAGATGAAGGGGGTGATGAACCTGCGCGGGAGCGTGGTCCCGGTCATCGACCTGCGCATCCGCCTGGGGATGCGCGAGGCCGAGTACACCGTGTTCACGGTCATCATCGTCGTAACCGTGGGCGCCAAGATCGTGGGGCTCGTGGTGGACGCCGTGTCCGACGTGCTCAACGTGGAGCCCGACGAGAAGCTCCCGGCCCCGGACCTGGGCGCGGGCGTCGACACCTCGTTCCTCAACGGGATCTCGCGCACCGGCGAGAGGCTCGTCTCGCTACTCAACATCGACAAACTCGTCGGCAACACCAACGAACCTTCACTCTCCACTTAA